One Serinicoccus chungangensis genomic window carries:
- the rpmG gene encoding 50S ribosomal protein L33, whose amino-acid sequence MAKSTDVRPKITMACTECKERNYITKKNRRNNPDRLDMAKFCPRCGKHTAHRETR is encoded by the coding sequence GTGGCTAAGTCCACCGACGTTCGCCCCAAGATCACCATGGCGTGCACGGAGTGCAAGGAGCGCAACTACATCACCAAGAAGAACCGGCGGAACAACCCCGACCGGCTCGACATGGCGAAGTTCTGCCCGCGCTGCGGCAAGCACACCGCGCACCGCGAGACCCGCTGA
- a CDS encoding 3-oxoacyl-ACP reductase, with protein sequence MADLMQLLTTNPLAKQLGVPQATRLRRGRELPSGPVAVGAVGGGTLAVRTLELLGVPTRVALVDRPETRVSETTDDGRTREVPEAYPGSIGALVVDATGATSIPDLEVVRGLLRPAMKGLERSGRVVVLGLEPETAGAPTAVATQQALEGVVRSVGKELRGGATANLVRVDLLTAEPTSPSELASTLLFLLQGRSAYVSGQVLHVGHGARDPQVEEVLAERPYEGRVVVVTGAGRGIGAGIARTLARDGALVVAVDVPAGGQGLAEVANSIGGTALQLDITAPDAGARIAAHVAQRFGDMGRIHAIVHNAGITRDKLLANTDEERWGSVLEVNLAAQIRINQVLLDAGLPGGLDDGGRIVGVASTSGIAGNRGQANYAASKAGVIGLVRAMGADPRLAARRITVNAVAPGFIETEMTGRMPVATREVARRINSLQQGGRPVDVAEAIGYLADPASSAVTGEVLRVCGQSQIGA encoded by the coding sequence ATGGCCGACCTGATGCAGCTGCTGACCACCAACCCGCTCGCCAAGCAGCTCGGGGTGCCGCAGGCGACCCGGCTGCGGCGCGGACGCGAGCTGCCCTCCGGGCCGGTGGCCGTCGGCGCCGTCGGCGGGGGCACGCTGGCCGTGCGCACCCTGGAGCTGCTCGGGGTGCCGACCCGCGTGGCCCTCGTCGACCGCCCCGAGACCCGCGTCAGCGAGACCACCGACGACGGACGGACCCGCGAGGTGCCCGAGGCATACCCCGGCAGCATCGGCGCCCTGGTGGTCGACGCCACCGGCGCGACCTCGATCCCCGACCTCGAGGTCGTGCGGGGGCTGCTGCGCCCGGCGATGAAGGGCCTGGAGCGCTCGGGTCGGGTCGTCGTCCTGGGCCTCGAGCCGGAGACCGCCGGGGCGCCCACCGCGGTGGCGACGCAGCAGGCGCTCGAGGGCGTCGTGCGCAGCGTCGGCAAGGAGCTGCGCGGAGGTGCCACGGCCAACCTCGTGCGGGTCGACCTGCTCACCGCCGAGCCGACCTCGCCGTCGGAGCTCGCCTCCACCCTGCTCTTCCTGCTCCAGGGGCGCTCGGCCTACGTCTCCGGCCAGGTGCTGCACGTGGGCCACGGCGCCCGCGACCCGCAGGTCGAGGAGGTGCTGGCCGAGCGTCCCTACGAGGGACGGGTCGTCGTCGTCACCGGGGCCGGCCGCGGCATCGGCGCCGGGATCGCGCGCACCCTCGCCCGGGACGGGGCGCTGGTCGTCGCGGTGGACGTGCCGGCCGGGGGGCAGGGGCTCGCCGAGGTCGCCAACAGCATCGGCGGCACCGCGCTCCAGCTCGACATCACGGCGCCGGACGCGGGCGCGCGCATCGCGGCGCACGTCGCCCAGCGCTTCGGCGACATGGGGCGCATCCACGCGATCGTCCACAACGCCGGCATCACCCGCGACAAGCTGCTGGCCAACACCGACGAGGAGCGCTGGGGCAGCGTCCTGGAGGTCAACCTGGCGGCCCAGATCCGCATCAACCAGGTGCTCCTGGACGCCGGGCTGCCCGGGGGTCTCGACGACGGCGGCCGCATCGTCGGGGTCGCCTCGACCTCGGGCATCGCGGGCAACCGCGGGCAGGCCAACTACGCCGCGTCCAAGGCGGGGGTCATCGGCCTCGTCCGGGCGATGGGGGCCGACCCCCGCCTGGCCGCGCGCAGGATCACCGTCAACGCGGTGGCCCCCGGCTTCATCGAGACGGAGATGACCGGCCGGATGCCGGTGGCCACCCGGGAGGTGGCGCGGCGCATCAACAGCCTGCAGCAGGGCGGCCGACCGGTCGACGTCGCCGAGGCCATCGGCTACCTCGCCGACCCGGCCAGCTCGGCGGTCACCGGCGAGGTGCTGCGCGTCTGCGGCCAGAGCCAGATCGGGGCGTGA
- a CDS encoding MaoC/PaaZ C-terminal domain-containing protein, whose translation MSGVDVDVELLDRTPRVATSFATGVATGLGRPGARGELPGRRLVLPGVRQDVPRLAGFCEVTGGLLADTVPATWLHVLTFPLQVRLMSARDFPFPMLGMVHVGNRMRVHRPVRVTEELTLSTWAEHLAPHRKGSTVDLVGEVRVADEVVWEGRSTYLVRGATPPGPPAERAPSSAAGAGADGPPEGPAGPGADGSPQGPAGPGADGPGRQVALWRLPADLGRSYARVAGDANPIHLSALSAKAFGFPRAIAHGMWTHARVLAAVQPRLPQRYAVSATFVKPILLPSTVVLRTGAEGLGDLAVTDRDGSRTHLSMQVDGRV comes from the coding sequence GTGAGCGGGGTGGACGTCGACGTCGAGCTGCTCGACCGGACGCCCCGGGTGGCGACCTCCTTCGCGACCGGGGTCGCCACCGGGCTGGGCCGACCCGGCGCCCGCGGCGAGCTGCCCGGGCGACGGCTCGTGCTCCCCGGCGTCCGGCAGGACGTGCCGAGGCTCGCCGGGTTCTGCGAGGTCACCGGGGGCCTGCTGGCCGACACCGTGCCGGCCACCTGGCTGCACGTCCTCACCTTCCCGCTCCAGGTCCGGCTCATGTCCGCCCGGGACTTCCCCTTCCCCATGCTCGGCATGGTGCACGTCGGCAACCGGATGAGGGTGCACCGCCCGGTGCGGGTGACCGAGGAGCTCACCCTGTCCACCTGGGCCGAGCACCTCGCGCCGCACCGCAAGGGCAGCACCGTCGACCTCGTCGGGGAGGTCCGCGTCGCCGACGAGGTGGTCTGGGAGGGGCGCAGCACCTACCTCGTGCGCGGCGCCACGCCCCCCGGCCCGCCCGCCGAGCGGGCGCCGTCGTCAGCGGCCGGCGCCGGCGCCGACGGGCCGCCCGAGGGCCCGGCCGGCCCCGGCGCCGACGGGTCGCCGCAGGGCCCGGCCGGCCCCGGCGCCGACGGGCCTGGGCGCCAGGTCGCGCTGTGGCGTCTGCCGGCCGACCTCGGGCGCTCCTACGCCCGGGTGGCGGGCGACGCCAACCCGATCCACCTCTCGGCGCTCAGCGCCAAGGCGTTCGGCTTCCCCCGGGCCATCGCCCACGGCATGTGGACGCACGCGCGCGTGCTGGCGGCCGTGCAGCCGCGCCTGCCGCAGCGCTATGCCGTCTCGGCGACCTTCGTCAAGCCGATCCTGCTGCCCTCGACGGTGGTGCTGCGCACCGGCGCGGAGGGGCTCGGCGACCTCGCCGTGACCGATCGCGACGGCTCGAGGACGCACCTGTCGATGCAGGTCGACGGGCGGGTCTGA
- a CDS encoding MaoC/PaaZ C-terminal domain-containing protein, with protein sequence MSDLTRTVTVDRARLVAYADASGDHNPIHQDADVARRVGLPDVIAHGMWTMGAALEVVTDYVGGDPARILSCQTRFTGMVVVPEGETVEVLVTGVVKKVDEAAGTQTLELSATCAGEKVLGRCQAVVRPLGAQA encoded by the coding sequence ATGAGCGACCTCACCCGCACCGTGACCGTCGACCGCGCCCGTCTCGTGGCGTACGCCGACGCCTCCGGCGACCACAACCCGATCCACCAGGACGCCGACGTGGCCCGCCGGGTCGGTCTGCCCGACGTCATCGCGCACGGCATGTGGACCATGGGTGCCGCGCTCGAGGTCGTCACCGACTACGTCGGCGGCGACCCGGCCCGGATCCTGTCCTGCCAGACCCGGTTCACCGGGATGGTGGTCGTGCCGGAGGGGGAGACCGTCGAGGTGCTCGTCACGGGTGTGGTGAAGAAGGTCGACGAGGCCGCGGGCACCCAGACGCTGGAGCTGAGCGCGACGTGCGCGGGGGAGAAGGTGCTCGGCCGCTGCCAGGCGGTGGTGCGCCCGCTCGGGGCCCAGGCGTGA
- a CDS encoding FAS1-like dehydratase domain-containing protein — MPVNPDYAGREYPPAGPFEVTREQLAAFADAVGASSPAHRDPEAARAMGHADVVAPPTFAVRLAQACEAQLVEDPGAGIDFSRVVHGQEGFVHHRPITAGDSLTGTLHVDTMREAGGHGMVATRVELVDAAGAAVTTVTSTIVVRGEG; from the coding sequence ATGCCCGTCAACCCTGACTACGCCGGTCGTGAGTACCCCCCGGCCGGCCCCTTCGAGGTCACCCGCGAGCAGCTCGCCGCCTTCGCCGACGCGGTCGGGGCCAGCAGCCCCGCCCACCGCGACCCGGAGGCGGCCCGCGCCATGGGGCACGCCGACGTCGTCGCCCCGCCGACCTTCGCGGTCCGCCTCGCGCAGGCGTGCGAGGCGCAGCTGGTCGAGGACCCCGGGGCGGGCATCGACTTCTCCCGCGTGGTGCACGGCCAGGAGGGCTTCGTGCACCACCGCCCGATCACGGCCGGCGACAGCCTGACCGGCACGCTGCACGTCGACACCATGCGCGAGGCCGGCGGGCACGGCATGGTGGCCACCCGCGTGGAGCTGGTCGACGCCGCCGGGGCGGCGGTCACGACGGTGACCTCGACCATCGTGGTCCGGGGGGAGGGCTGA